The following proteins come from a genomic window of Triticum aestivum cultivar Chinese Spring chromosome 6A, IWGSC CS RefSeq v2.1, whole genome shotgun sequence:
- the LOC123132473 gene encoding putative methyltransferase At1g22800, mitochondrial yields the protein MASGAAAAARRLLLLRHRRHHLVPNHHFSSSSADELLDGGRVKIFDRDLKRRHRDRAAWAMRETDPLVDAVADNLLDRLEDCRKAFPSALCLGGSAGAVRRSLRGRGGIEKLTMMDMSVDMVNKWRELESATDDGPEMNFIVGDEEYLPIKENSQDLIMSCLGLHWTNDLPGAMIQCRLALKPDGLFLAAILGGETLKELRIACTIAQMEREGGISPRMSPLAQVRDAGNLLSRAGFALPGVDVDRYTVKYNSALELVEHLRAMAETNALFQRSPILKRDTALATAAIYQSMFGLEDGTIPATFQVIYMTGWKEHSSQQKPKRRGSATVSFGDIRKQFGSNQD from the exons ATGGCTTCCGGGGCCGCGGCCGCCGCACGTCGCCTTCTGCTGttgcgccaccgccgccaccacctcgtTCCCAATCACCACTTCTCTTCCTCCTCGGCGGACGAATTGCTGGACGGGGGCCGCGTCAAGATCTTCGATCGCGATCTGAAGCGCCGACACCGGGACCGGGCGGCGTGGGCGATGCGGGAAACTGATCCACTGGTAGACGCGGTCGCAGATAACCTCCTCGACCGCCTCGAGGACTGCAGGAAGGCGTTCCCCTCGGCACTCTGCCTCGGCGGTTCGGCTGGCGCCGTCCGCCGGTCGCTTCGCGGCCGCG GTGGAATCGAGAAATTGACCATGATGGACATGTCGGTAGACATGGTGAACAAGTGGCGGGAGTTGGAGAGTGCTACTGACGACGGCCCCGAGATGAACTTTATCGTTGGAGATGAAGAGTATCTTCCTATCAAAGAGAA CTCCCAGGATTTGATAATGAGCTGTCTTGGACTTCATTGGACAAATGATCTACCTGGAGCAATGATACAG TGTAGGTTGGCGTTGAAGCCTGATGGCCTTTTTCTTGCAGCAATTCTTGGCGGGGAGACTCTGAA GGAACTAAGAATTGCATGCACAATTGCTCAAATGGAACGTGAGGGAGGCATCAGTCCTCGAATGTCGCCATTAGCACAA GTCCGTGATGCAGGAAACCTTTTGTCAAGGGCAGGCTTCGCCCTTCCAGGAGTTGATGTAGATCGATATACAGTCAAGTACAATAGTG CTCTTGAACTTGTGGAACATCTTAGAGCAATGGCAGAAACAAATGCTCTCTTTCAAAGAAGCCCT ATATTAAAGAGAGATACAGCACTAGCTACTGCAGCCATTTACCAGTCAATGTTTGGGTTAGAAGATGGAACCATTCCAGCAACCTTTCAG GTAATTTACATGACTGGGTGGAAGGAGCATTCATCACAGCAAAAGCCTAAGAGAAGGGGTTCTGCCACTGTATCATTTGGTGACATAAGGAAACAATTTGGTTCCAACCAAGACTGA